The proteins below are encoded in one region of Leptotrichia sp. oral taxon 218:
- a CDS encoding PFL family protein codes for MNLLPDEILETIDMIEMQNLDVRTVTMGISLLDCIETSAEKTAENIYNKIVKNGKDLVKIADEVASKYNVPIVNKRVSVTPIAIIGNATDATDYTIFARALDKAAKEIGIDFIGGFSALVDKGFTKGDLRLIESIPAALSQTDRVCSSVNVGSTKSGINLDAVKMMGKTVKELANLSKESDGLAAAKFVVFTNAVPDNPFMAGAFHGVENPDIVLNVGISGPGVVRHTLANISKTAKIDEITEAIKKVSFKITRMGELVGREVANRLSVEFGIIDLSLAPTPAVGDSVGNVLEEFGLEAVGAYGTTLALAILNDAVKKGGAMAATRVGGLTGAFIPVSEDQGMIEATSKGHLNLEKLEAMTCVCSVGLDMIAIPGDTTEAVISGIIADEMAIGMVNSKTTAVRLIPVPNKKAGDRVVFGGLLGEADIIDINNLDCSVLINRGGKVAPPIQALKN; via the coding sequence ATGAATTTATTACCAGACGAAATACTGGAAACAATAGATATGATAGAGATGCAAAATCTTGATGTGAGAACAGTTACAATGGGAATCAGCCTGTTAGACTGTATCGAAACATCGGCTGAAAAAACAGCTGAAAATATTTACAACAAAATTGTAAAAAATGGAAAAGATTTGGTAAAAATTGCAGATGAAGTGGCTAGTAAATACAATGTGCCAATTGTAAATAAAAGAGTTTCAGTTACACCAATTGCAATAATTGGAAATGCTACAGATGCGACTGATTACACTATTTTTGCAAGAGCATTGGATAAAGCTGCAAAAGAAATTGGAATTGATTTTATTGGTGGATTTTCAGCGCTTGTTGATAAAGGGTTTACAAAAGGAGATTTGAGATTGATAGAAAGTATTCCAGCTGCACTTTCTCAAACTGACCGTGTTTGCTCTTCAGTAAATGTCGGTTCAACAAAATCAGGAATTAATTTAGATGCAGTAAAAATGATGGGAAAAACTGTAAAAGAATTGGCAAATCTTTCAAAAGAAAGCGATGGTTTAGCTGCTGCAAAATTTGTTGTATTTACAAATGCTGTGCCTGACAATCCTTTTATGGCTGGAGCATTTCACGGCGTAGAAAATCCTGATATTGTATTAAATGTAGGAATAAGCGGACCTGGAGTTGTAAGACACACACTTGCAAACATTTCAAAAACTGCTAAAATTGATGAAATTACAGAAGCTATTAAAAAAGTTAGTTTTAAAATCACAAGAATGGGAGAATTGGTTGGAAGAGAAGTTGCAAATAGACTTAGCGTTGAATTTGGAATAATAGATTTATCACTTGCACCAACTCCAGCGGTCGGAGATAGTGTGGGAAATGTGTTAGAAGAATTTGGTTTGGAAGCTGTTGGAGCTTATGGGACAACTTTGGCACTTGCAATTTTAAATGATGCCGTTAAAAAAGGTGGAGCTATGGCTGCGACTCGTGTTGGAGGATTGACAGGAGCATTTATTCCAGTAAGTGAAGATCAGGGAATGATAGAAGCCACAAGTAAAGGACACTTAAATCTTGAAAAATTAGAAGCTATGACTTGTGTTTGTTCAGTTGGACTTGATATGATAGCAATTCCTGGAGATACGACAGAAGCTGTTATTTCTGGAATAATAGCTGATGAAATGGCGATTGGAATGGTAAATAGTAAAACTACGGCAGTAAGATTGATACCAGTTCCAAATAAAAAAGCCGGAGATAGAGTCGTGTTTGGAGGACTTTTGGGAGAAGCTGACATAATTGACATAAATAATTTAGATTGCTCAGTTTTAATTAACCGTGGTGGAAAAGTTGCACCTCCAATTCAAGCTTTAAAAAATTAA